A stretch of the Agrobacterium vitis genome encodes the following:
- a CDS encoding flavin reductase family protein yields the protein MAEDEHSGPSLPKPSADQFKTSMRHLAGAVCVVTTGEGDQRTGFTATSVTALSADGPTIMTALNRGSSSWRALERGRHFCINILSAEHQAVAQSFSGFGGAQGADRYEGARWWQMETGGLALEGALASFDCELEEAIIHRSHAIVIGLVRTIATFDANEPLLYWRGAYRHLKA from the coding sequence ATGGCTGAGGACGAGCACTCCGGCCCCTCGCTTCCAAAACCAAGTGCGGATCAGTTCAAAACGTCCATGCGGCATCTGGCCGGCGCCGTGTGTGTCGTGACGACTGGTGAGGGGGATCAACGTACCGGCTTCACGGCAACGTCGGTCACGGCGCTCTCTGCAGATGGACCAACCATCATGACCGCACTGAACCGCGGGTCTTCTTCCTGGCGAGCACTTGAACGTGGCCGACACTTTTGCATCAATATATTATCGGCTGAACATCAAGCGGTGGCACAATCCTTCTCGGGATTCGGGGGCGCTCAGGGTGCCGACCGCTATGAAGGCGCCCGATGGTGGCAGATGGAGACTGGAGGACTGGCTTTGGAGGGAGCCTTGGCGAGCTTCGACTGTGAATTGGAAGAGGCGATCATTCATCGCTCTCATGCCATCGTCATTGGGCTGGTCCGGACGATTGCAACTTTCGATGCAAACGAACCCCTGCTTTACTGGCGTGGTGCTTATCGTCATTTAAAAGCCTGA